A genomic region of Mesorhizobium sp. NZP2077 contains the following coding sequences:
- a CDS encoding ABC transporter permease, translating to MLRFLAMRIASAIPVLAILSLVTFAIIQAPPGDYADYIRSQLINQGGASFAQADAQAQAYRVEHGLDKPLPVQYLNWIGGMITRGDFGYSLYYNKPVADVVGERLPRTLILALVCHILASVLGITFGIWAATRQYTWIDTTLSAISFLGMTVPRFLMALIIVYLLVFQFNVSEIGSFFSPQYGGAPWSWAKFVDLVKHVWPVVAIATFGGLAYNMRVMRGNLLDTLNAQYVETARAKGLTGSAVVMRHAVPNALHPLVMYQGVVLPYMLTGEIETAIIFALPTVGPAIVGSMAVGDVYVTATFMMVLSATLIVGNIIADMLLVLLDPRIRQYGES from the coding sequence ATGCTGCGATTCTTGGCTATGCGCATAGCGTCGGCAATCCCGGTCCTCGCAATCCTGAGCCTCGTCACCTTCGCCATCATCCAGGCGCCACCCGGCGATTATGCCGACTACATCCGCTCGCAGCTGATCAACCAGGGCGGCGCGTCCTTCGCCCAGGCCGATGCGCAGGCGCAGGCCTACCGCGTCGAACACGGCCTCGATAAGCCTCTGCCCGTCCAGTATCTCAACTGGATCGGCGGCATGATCACCCGCGGCGATTTCGGTTACAGCCTCTACTACAACAAGCCGGTAGCCGACGTGGTCGGCGAGCGCCTGCCGCGCACGCTCATCCTGGCGCTGGTCTGCCATATCCTCGCCTCGGTGCTCGGCATCACCTTCGGCATATGGGCGGCGACCCGGCAATACACCTGGATCGACACGACGCTGTCGGCCATTTCCTTCCTCGGCATGACGGTGCCGCGCTTCTTGATGGCGCTGATCATCGTCTATCTCCTGGTCTTCCAATTCAACGTGTCGGAGATCGGCTCATTCTTTTCGCCGCAATATGGCGGCGCGCCGTGGTCGTGGGCGAAGTTCGTCGACCTGGTCAAGCATGTCTGGCCGGTGGTGGCGATCGCCACGTTCGGCGGCCTCGCCTACAATATGCGCGTCATGCGCGGCAATCTGCTTGATACGCTCAACGCCCAATATGTCGAGACGGCGAGAGCCAAGGGCCTCACCGGCAGCGCCGTCGTCATGCGCCATGCCGTGCCCAATGCGCTGCACCCGCTGGTCATGTATCAGGGCGTGGTGCTGCCCTATATGCTCACCGGCGAGATCGAGACGGCGATCATCTTCGCGCTGCCGACCGTCGGCCCGGCGATCGTCGGCTCGATGGCGGTCGGCGACGTCTATGTCACCGCCACCTTCATGATGGTGCTGTCGGCGACGTTGATCGTCGGCAACATCATCGCCGACATGCTGCTCGTCCTGCTCGACCCACGCATTCGCCAGTACGGAGAGAGCTAG
- the murA gene encoding UDP-N-acetylglucosamine 1-carboxyvinyltransferase, producing MDRIRIVGGNKLSGSIPISGAKNAALPLMIASLLTDDTLTLENVPHLADVEQLIRILGNHGVDYSVNGRREKQNEGYSRTINFSARNIVDTTAPYELVSKMRASFWVIGPLLARMGEAKVSLPGGCAIGTRPVDLFLEGLQVLGADIDVDTGYVIAKTRNGRLVGNRYVFPKVSVGATHVLMMAASLAKGETVLENAACEPEIVNLAECLNAMGARISGAGTPTITIDGVESLSGARVRVIPDRIETGTYAMAVAMTGGDVVLEGARPELLQTALDVISQTGAEITQTNSGIRVKRNGAGISPVDVTTAPFPAFPTDLQAQFMGLMTMAKGKSRITETIFENRFMHVQELARLGAHITLSGQTAIVDGVAKLKGAPVMATDLRASVSLVIAGLAAEGETTVNRVYHLDRGFERLEEKLSNCGAVIERISA from the coding sequence ATGGATCGCATCAGAATTGTCGGGGGCAACAAGCTCTCCGGAAGCATTCCGATTTCGGGCGCCAAAAACGCCGCTTTGCCGCTTATGATCGCCTCGCTTTTGACCGACGACACGCTGACGCTGGAAAATGTGCCACATCTGGCCGATGTCGAGCAGCTGATCCGCATCCTGGGCAATCACGGCGTCGATTATTCGGTCAATGGCCGCCGCGAGAAGCAGAATGAGGGCTATTCGCGCACCATCAATTTCTCCGCCCGCAACATTGTCGATACGACGGCGCCTTACGAGCTGGTGTCGAAGATGCGGGCCTCGTTCTGGGTCATCGGGCCGCTGCTGGCCCGCATGGGCGAGGCCAAGGTGTCGCTGCCCGGCGGCTGTGCCATCGGCACGCGCCCGGTCGACCTGTTCCTCGAAGGCCTGCAGGTACTGGGCGCCGACATCGACGTCGACACCGGCTATGTCATCGCCAAGACCCGCAATGGCCGCCTGGTCGGCAACCGCTACGTCTTCCCGAAAGTGTCGGTCGGCGCCACCCATGTGCTGATGATGGCGGCCTCGCTGGCCAAGGGCGAGACGGTGCTGGAAAACGCCGCCTGCGAACCCGAAATCGTCAACCTTGCCGAATGCCTCAACGCCATGGGTGCCAGGATTTCCGGCGCCGGCACGCCAACCATCACCATCGATGGCGTGGAATCGCTATCAGGCGCGCGCGTGCGCGTCATTCCTGACCGCATCGAGACCGGCACCTATGCCATGGCGGTCGCCATGACCGGCGGCGACGTCGTGCTCGAAGGCGCCCGTCCGGAGCTGCTGCAGACCGCACTGGACGTCATTTCGCAGACGGGTGCGGAGATCACGCAGACCAATTCCGGCATCCGCGTGAAGCGCAACGGCGCCGGCATTTCGCCGGTCGACGTAACGACCGCGCCCTTTCCGGCCTTCCCGACCGATCTGCAGGCGCAATTCATGGGCCTGATGACCATGGCCAAGGGCAAGTCGCGCATCACCGAAACGATCTTCGAAAACCGCTTCATGCACGTCCAGGAACTGGCCCGGCTCGGCGCCCACATCACGCTTTCGGGCCAGACGGCGATCGTCGACGGCGTGGCGAAGCTGAAAGGTGCGCCGGTCATGGCCACCGATCTTCGCGCTTCCGTCTCGCTGGTCATCGCCGGCCTCGCCGCCGAAGGCGAGACCACGGTCAACCGCGTCTACCATCTCGACCGCGGCTTCGAGCGGCTGGAAGAAAAGCTGTCCAACTGCGGCGCGGTGATCGAGCGAATTTCGGCCTGA
- a CDS encoding ABC transporter ATP-binding protein produces the protein MTVVLAESFAPAVRHDHDGRQDQPIIDARNIEVAFKVEHGVVEAVKDISFQLYRGETIAIVGESGSGKSVTARAVMGLLSRRATMSPRSSICYDGQNILKFPESERRKLRGNRISMIFQEPMSSLNPIYTVGSQIVEAIRVHRKVSRKAAWARAIELLRHVQIPEPEARLKQYPHQLSGGQRQRVMIAMALANNPDVLIADEPTTALDVTVQAQILNLIRNLQKELRMAVILITHDLTVVRKFSDYVYVMQHGEMCEHNVTERLFADPQHPYTQRLLASEPRGRPQPLPEGSGTILEANGVRVCFMLRHGSFLKPDWRELVAVDDLGLKLCRHETLGLVGESGSGKTTFGQALLRLTDAKRGEIRFDGKPIHGLSRNEMRPFRSRMQIVFQDPFSSLNPRMTIGQIIEEGLIVNSIGATRAERVDRVREALVSAGMPGDILSRFPHEFSGGQRQRVAIARAIALEPEFILLDEPTSALDLSVQAQIIDLLRKLQDERGLSYLFISHDLKVVRALCHRVIVMQNGKIVEQGPVDEVLTNPKTAYTERLVRAAFDVA, from the coding sequence ATGACCGTCGTACTCGCCGAATCCTTCGCCCCCGCCGTTCGTCATGACCACGACGGACGTCAGGACCAACCCATCATCGATGCCCGCAACATCGAGGTCGCCTTCAAGGTCGAGCATGGCGTGGTCGAAGCGGTCAAGGACATCTCGTTCCAGCTCTATCGCGGCGAGACGATCGCGATCGTCGGCGAGTCTGGCTCGGGCAAGTCGGTGACGGCGCGCGCCGTCATGGGGCTCTTGTCCAGGCGAGCCACCATGTCGCCGAGATCGAGCATCTGTTATGACGGCCAGAACATCCTGAAATTCCCTGAGAGCGAGCGGCGCAAGCTGCGCGGCAACCGTATCTCGATGATCTTCCAGGAGCCGATGAGTTCGCTCAACCCGATCTATACGGTCGGCAGTCAGATCGTCGAGGCGATCAGGGTGCACCGCAAGGTGAGCCGCAAAGCGGCCTGGGCACGAGCGATCGAGCTGCTGCGGCACGTGCAGATCCCCGAGCCCGAGGCGCGGCTCAAGCAATACCCGCACCAGCTCTCGGGCGGTCAGCGCCAGCGCGTGATGATCGCCATGGCGCTCGCCAACAATCCCGATGTCTTGATCGCCGACGAGCCCACCACCGCGCTCGACGTCACCGTCCAGGCGCAGATCCTCAACCTTATCCGCAACCTTCAGAAAGAGCTGCGGATGGCGGTGATCCTGATCACCCACGACCTCACCGTGGTGCGCAAATTCTCCGACTACGTCTATGTCATGCAGCATGGCGAGATGTGCGAGCACAACGTCACCGAGAGGCTGTTCGCCGATCCGCAGCATCCCTACACGCAGCGGCTGCTTGCCTCCGAGCCGCGCGGCCGGCCGCAGCCACTGCCGGAGGGGAGCGGCACCATTCTTGAAGCGAATGGCGTGCGCGTCTGCTTCATGCTGCGCCATGGCAGCTTCCTGAAGCCGGACTGGCGCGAGCTGGTCGCGGTCGACGATCTCGGCCTCAAACTTTGCCGCCACGAGACGCTGGGGCTGGTCGGCGAGTCCGGTTCCGGCAAGACCACCTTCGGCCAGGCGCTGCTGAGATTGACCGACGCCAAGCGCGGCGAGATCCGTTTCGACGGCAAGCCGATCCACGGCCTGTCACGCAACGAGATGCGGCCGTTTCGCTCGCGCATGCAGATTGTCTTCCAGGACCCGTTCTCATCGCTCAACCCGCGCATGACGATCGGCCAGATCATCGAGGAAGGGCTGATCGTCAACAGCATCGGCGCGACGCGGGCCGAGCGGGTCGATCGGGTGCGCGAGGCGCTGGTCAGCGCCGGCATGCCGGGCGACATCCTTTCGCGGTTTCCGCACGAATTCTCCGGTGGCCAGCGCCAGCGCGTTGCCATTGCCCGCGCCATCGCGTTGGAGCCCGAGTTCATCCTGCTCGACGAGCCGACATCGGCGCTCGACCTTTCCGTTCAGGCGCAGATCATCGACCTCTTACGCAAGCTGCAAGACGAGCGCGGCCTGAGCTACCTCTTCATCTCGCATGACCTCAAGGTGGTGCGCGCGCTGTGCCACCGCGTCATCGTCATGCAGAACGGCAAGATCGTCGAGCAGGGCCCCGTCGACGAGGTCCTCACCAATCCCAAGACCGCCTACACCGAACGGCTCGTCAGGGCCGCTTTCGACGTGGCCTGA
- a CDS encoding alpha-glucosidase/alpha-galactosidase: protein MARHPRITFIGAGSTVFMKNIVGDVLQRPALSGATIALMDINPQRLEESAIVVNKLIATLGVKAKAETYSDQRKALAGADFVVVAFQIGGYEPCTVTDFEVPKKYGLRQTIADTLGVGGIMRGLRTVPHLWKICEDMLVVCPEAIMLQYVNPMAINTWAISEKYPEIRQVGLCHSVQGTAMELAHDLDLPYDEIRYRSAGINHMAFYLKFEHRQPDGSYRDLYPDLVRAYREGRAPKPGWNPRCPNKVRYEMLTRLGYFVTESSEHFAEYTPYFIKEGRPDLIEKYGIPLDEYPKRCIEQIERWKDQAQAYRSAQRIEVEESREYASSIMNSVWTGEPSVIYGNVRNNGCITSLPRDCAAEVPCLIDASGIQPTYIGDLPPQLTALIRTNINVQELTVRALMTENREHIYHAAMMDPHTAAELDLDQIWSLVDELLAAHGDWLPAWARTSRKTHAA, encoded by the coding sequence ATGGCAAGACATCCCAGGATCACTTTCATCGGCGCCGGCTCGACCGTGTTCATGAAGAACATCGTCGGCGATGTGCTGCAGCGGCCAGCCCTTTCGGGCGCGACGATCGCGCTGATGGACATCAACCCGCAGCGCCTCGAAGAGAGCGCCATCGTCGTCAACAAGCTGATCGCGACGCTCGGCGTCAAGGCAAAGGCCGAGACCTATTCCGACCAGCGCAAGGCGCTCGCCGGCGCCGACTTCGTCGTCGTCGCCTTCCAGATCGGCGGCTACGAGCCCTGCACGGTCACCGATTTCGAGGTACCGAAGAAGTATGGCCTGCGCCAGACCATCGCCGACACGCTCGGCGTCGGCGGCATCATGCGTGGCCTCAGAACCGTGCCGCATCTGTGGAAGATCTGCGAGGACATGCTCGTCGTCTGCCCCGAGGCTATCATGCTGCAATACGTCAACCCGATGGCGATCAACACCTGGGCGATATCGGAGAAATATCCTGAGATCAGGCAGGTCGGCCTCTGCCATTCGGTGCAGGGAACGGCGATGGAACTGGCGCACGATCTCGACCTTCCCTACGACGAGATCCGCTATCGCTCGGCCGGCATCAACCACATGGCCTTTTATCTGAAATTCGAACATCGCCAGCCCGACGGTTCCTACCGCGACCTCTATCCCGACCTCGTGCGCGCCTATCGCGAAGGCCGCGCGCCAAAACCCGGCTGGAATCCGCGCTGCCCCAACAAGGTGCGCTACGAGATGCTGACAAGGCTCGGCTATTTCGTCACCGAAAGCTCGGAGCATTTCGCCGAATATACGCCCTATTTCATCAAGGAAGGCCGCCCAGACCTGATCGAGAAATACGGCATTCCGCTCGACGAATATCCCAAGCGCTGCATCGAACAGATCGAGCGCTGGAAAGACCAGGCACAGGCCTATCGTTCGGCCCAGCGCATCGAGGTCGAGGAGTCCAGGGAGTATGCCTCCTCGATCATGAATTCGGTCTGGACGGGCGAACCCTCGGTGATCTACGGCAATGTCCGCAACAATGGCTGCATCACCTCGCTGCCCCGCGATTGCGCCGCCGAAGTGCCGTGCCTTATCGATGCCTCCGGTATCCAGCCGACCTATATAGGCGACCTGCCGCCACAACTGACAGCGCTGATCCGCACCAACATCAACGTCCAGGAACTGACGGTGCGGGCGTTGATGACGGAAAACCGCGAGCACATCTACCACGCGGCGATGATGGATCCGCACACGGCGGCAGAGCTCGATCTCGACCAGATCTGGTCGCTGGTTGACGAGCTTCTTGCCGCACATGGCGACTGGCTGCCGGCCTGGGCGCGGACGAGCCGCAAGACCCACGCGGCCTGA
- the yacG gene encoding DNA gyrase inhibitor YacG: MNSDSKVTPLRPKRPCPECGKASARDTFPFCSTRCKDIDLNRWLKGAYVIKARDDEEGPDTDEPK; encoded by the coding sequence ATGAATTCAGACTCCAAAGTCACGCCGCTGCGCCCAAAGCGCCCCTGTCCCGAATGCGGCAAGGCCTCGGCGCGCGACACCTTTCCGTTCTGCTCGACGCGCTGCAAGGACATCGACCTCAACCGCTGGCTGAAGGGCGCCTATGTCATCAAGGCTCGTGACGACGAGGAAGGACCTGACACCGACGAGCCGAAATAA
- the infA gene encoding translation initiation factor IF-1 gives MPKEEVLEFPGVVTELLPNAMFRVKLENEHEIIAHTAGRMRKNRIRVLTGDKVLVEMTPYDLTKGRITYRFK, from the coding sequence ATGCCGAAGGAAGAAGTCCTCGAGTTTCCGGGTGTCGTGACGGAATTGTTGCCGAACGCGATGTTCCGGGTGAAGCTCGAAAACGAACACGAGATCATCGCCCATACGGCCGGCCGCATGCGCAAGAACCGCATCCGTGTGCTGACCGGCGACAAGGTTCTGGTCGAGATGACGCCATACGACCTGACCAAGGGCCGCATCACCTACCGCTTCAAGTAA
- a CDS encoding UPF0262 family protein, whose product MTGSDQTRAKLIDVELDESIGRSTPDVEHERAVAIFDLIEENRFQPVNDSGAGPYRLKLSLAEQRLVFAVAREDGTAVVTHILSLTPLRRIVKDYYMICESYYDAIRSSTPSHIEAIDMGRRGLHNEGSQTLMDRLSGKIDIDFDTARRLFTLVCVLHWRG is encoded by the coding sequence ATGACGGGCTCCGATCAAACCCGCGCAAAGCTGATCGATGTCGAACTCGATGAATCGATCGGCCGTTCGACGCCCGATGTCGAGCATGAGCGGGCGGTGGCGATCTTCGACCTGATCGAGGAGAACCGTTTTCAGCCCGTCAACGACAGCGGCGCCGGTCCCTACCGGCTGAAACTGTCGCTGGCCGAGCAGCGCCTGGTCTTCGCCGTGGCGCGCGAGGATGGCACCGCTGTGGTCACCCACATCCTGTCGCTGACGCCGCTCAGGCGCATCGTCAAGGATTACTACATGATCTGCGAAAGCTATTACGACGCCATTCGCTCCTCGACGCCGAGCCATATCGAGGCCATCGATATGGGCCGGCGCGGTTTGCACAATGAAGGGTCGCAGACGCTGATGGACCGGCTCTCCGGCAAGATCGACATCGACTTCGACACGGCGCGACGGCTGTTCACGCTGGTCTGCGTGCTGCACTGGCGGGGCTAG
- a CDS encoding low molecular weight phosphatase family protein, giving the protein MAGLVLAPPPRSVLFLCGMNAVRSPMAEQLARRMLPATIFVASAGVRAGERDPFVDAVLAEDGLSLGERHPRTLDDLEDDYFDLIVTLAPEAHHAALELTRSLAVEVEYWPTQDPTGASGTRDQIMASYRDVRERLKLRISRRFLLPEAKNATD; this is encoded by the coding sequence CTGGCGGGGCTAGTCCTGGCACCCCCGCCCCGATCGGTCCTGTTCCTGTGCGGCATGAACGCCGTACGCTCGCCAATGGCGGAGCAGCTGGCACGCCGGATGCTGCCCGCCACCATCTTCGTCGCCTCGGCCGGCGTGCGCGCCGGCGAGCGCGACCCGTTCGTCGATGCCGTGCTGGCCGAGGATGGCCTGTCGCTTGGCGAACGTCATCCAAGGACGCTGGACGATCTCGAGGATGACTATTTCGACCTGATCGTCACGCTGGCGCCTGAAGCGCACCACGCCGCGCTGGAACTCACCCGGTCGCTTGCCGTCGAGGTCGAATACTGGCCGACACAGGACCCGACCGGCGCCAGCGGCACGCGCGACCAGATCATGGCCAGCTACCGCGACGTACGCGAACGGCTGAAGTTGCGCATAAGCCGACGTTTTTTGCTTCCTGAGGCAAAAAACGCGACGGATTAA
- a CDS encoding Maf-like protein: MSILQKLVLASGSPRRIELLQQAGIEPDRILPADIDETPLRAEHPRSLAKRLSKEKAEKAFASLKTETNYAPSFVLAADTVVAVGRRILPKAETLDDAANCLGLLSGRSHRVYSGICLITPGGKLRQRLVETRVRFKRLPREEIDAYVASGEWRGKAGGYAVQGLAGAFVVKLVGSYTNIVGLPLYETVALLSGEGFKIHQSWLTARP, translated from the coding sequence ATGAGCATTTTGCAGAAGCTGGTGCTTGCCTCCGGTTCGCCGCGCCGCATCGAACTCTTGCAGCAGGCCGGCATAGAGCCGGACCGTATCCTGCCAGCCGATATCGACGAAACGCCGCTGCGTGCCGAGCATCCGCGCTCGCTGGCCAAACGGCTGTCGAAGGAAAAGGCCGAGAAGGCGTTCGCGTCGCTGAAGACCGAGACGAACTATGCACCGAGCTTCGTGCTGGCCGCCGACACGGTGGTTGCTGTCGGGCGGCGCATCCTGCCCAAGGCCGAGACACTGGACGACGCCGCCAACTGCCTCGGGCTGCTGTCCGGCCGTTCGCACCGGGTCTATTCCGGCATCTGCCTGATCACGCCTGGCGGCAAATTGCGCCAGCGGCTGGTCGAGACACGGGTGCGTTTCAAGCGGCTGCCCCGCGAGGAAATCGATGCCTATGTCGCCTCGGGCGAATGGCGCGGCAAGGCCGGCGGCTATGCCGTCCAGGGCCTCGCTGGTGCCTTTGTCGTCAAGCTGGTCGGCTCCTATACCAACATCGTCGGCCTGCCGCTCTATGAGACGGTGGCGCTGCTATCCGGCGAAGGTTTCAAGATCCATCAGAGTTGGCTGACCGCACGGCCATGA
- a CDS encoding DUF2948 family protein — MALKLIALDDQDLSIVSAHVQDAVLKVSDLEYLPAAKRFVLTMNRFVWEAKSGLFRQHNERRQAVLHFDRVLGAKTNGIARNKPAEVLSLLAISFIEISKPAGIVELIFSGGGTIMLDVECIEARLADIGGAWEATSRPVHKA, encoded by the coding sequence ATGGCCCTCAAGCTTATCGCGCTCGACGACCAGGATCTGAGCATCGTTTCGGCTCATGTCCAGGACGCTGTCCTGAAAGTCAGCGATCTCGAATACCTGCCTGCGGCCAAGCGTTTCGTGCTGACCATGAACCGTTTCGTCTGGGAGGCGAAGTCGGGCCTGTTTCGCCAGCATAATGAGCGGCGGCAGGCCGTGCTGCATTTCGACCGCGTGCTCGGCGCCAAGACCAACGGCATTGCCCGCAACAAGCCTGCCGAGGTGCTGTCCCTGCTGGCGATCAGCTTCATCGAGATCAGCAAGCCGGCCGGCATCGTCGAGCTGATCTTTTCGGGCGGCGGCACCATCATGCTCGATGTCGAATGCATCGAGGCCCGCCTTGCCGACATAGGCGGCGCGTGGGAAGCCACGTCGCGTCCCGTCCACAAGGCTTGA
- the hisD gene encoding histidinol dehydrogenase, protein MAITLAQTDADFEQRFAAFLLTKREVSEDVDAAARAIIARVRAEGDAALIDYTRKFDHADLTSLGIAVSKDDIAKAYEAADPKAIEALEFARDRIRSHHERQRPKDDRYTDAAGVELGWRWTAIEAVGLYVPGGTASYPSSVLMNAVPARVAGVERIVMVVPAPGGMINPLVLVAADISGVSEIYRVGGAQAIAALAYGTETIKPVAKVVGPGNAYVAAAKRQVFGTVGIDMIAGPSEVLVVADGNNDPDWIAADLLAQAEHDVSAQSILVTDDPDFGKAVEQAVERQLQSLPRGETAAASWRDFGAVILVPTIDAALPLVDRIAAEHVELAIDDAEGFLARMRNAGAVFLGRHTPEAIGDYVGGSNHVLPTARSARFSSGLSVLDFVKRTSVLKLGPEQLRMLAPAAIALAKAEGLDAHGRSVAIRLNM, encoded by the coding sequence ATGGCCATCACGCTTGCCCAGACCGACGCCGATTTCGAGCAGCGCTTCGCTGCCTTCCTTTTGACCAAGCGGGAAGTGTCCGAGGACGTCGACGCCGCCGCGCGCGCGATCATCGCGCGGGTACGCGCCGAGGGCGATGCGGCGCTGATCGACTACACCAGGAAATTCGACCATGCCGATTTGACCAGCCTCGGCATTGCCGTTTCGAAGGACGACATTGCCAAGGCCTATGAGGCCGCCGACCCAAAGGCGATCGAAGCGCTCGAATTCGCGCGCGATCGTATCCGCTCCCACCATGAGCGGCAGCGGCCGAAGGACGATCGTTATACGGATGCCGCCGGCGTCGAGCTTGGCTGGCGCTGGACGGCGATCGAGGCGGTCGGGCTTTACGTGCCGGGCGGCACGGCGAGCTACCCGAGTTCGGTGTTGATGAACGCCGTGCCCGCCCGGGTGGCCGGCGTCGAACGCATCGTCATGGTCGTGCCGGCTCCTGGCGGCATGATCAATCCGCTGGTGCTGGTGGCGGCCGACATATCAGGTGTGTCCGAGATTTACCGCGTCGGCGGCGCCCAGGCGATCGCAGCCCTTGCCTATGGCACCGAAACGATAAAGCCAGTGGCCAAGGTCGTCGGCCCCGGCAATGCCTATGTCGCGGCGGCCAAGCGCCAGGTGTTCGGCACGGTCGGCATCGACATGATCGCCGGACCCTCGGAAGTGCTAGTGGTGGCCGACGGCAACAATGATCCGGACTGGATCGCGGCCGACCTGCTCGCCCAGGCCGAACACGATGTGTCGGCGCAGTCGATCCTTGTCACCGACGATCCGGACTTCGGCAAAGCCGTCGAACAGGCGGTCGAGCGCCAGCTGCAGAGCCTGCCGCGCGGCGAGACGGCCGCGGCGAGCTGGCGTGATTTCGGCGCGGTGATCCTGGTCCCGACCATCGATGCCGCGCTGCCGCTGGTCGACCGCATCGCCGCCGAGCATGTCGAGCTGGCCATCGATGATGCCGAGGGCTTCCTGGCACGGATGCGCAATGCCGGCGCCGTCTTCCTCGGCCGCCACACGCCGGAAGCCATCGGCGACTATGTCGGCGGCTCCAACCACGTGCTGCCGACGGCACGCTCGGCGCGCTTCTCGTCGGGCCTGTCGGTGCTCGACTTCGTCAAGCGCACCTCGGTGCTGAAACTCGGGCCGGAGCAGTTGCGCATGTTGGCGCCGGCGGCGATCGCGCTCGCCAAGGCGGAAGGGCTCGACGCGCATGGCCGCTCCGTCGCAATACGGCTGAACATGTAG
- a CDS encoding ABC transporter permease: MLARDPSPPPLPAEGPIVSKPARGNESYIALVWRRLKRSWTGMAGLWLVVLLLVMAVFAEFLAPMDPKATDVGFAPPQLPSFHDKDGNFVARPRVYALSDSADLDPVTFQPIVGPDYDHPRLLGFFVEGAPYKLFGLIPADRHFFASTDGQPVHFLGTDKFGRDVLSRAIHGSRVSLMIALTVVFIITVIGTTVGMVSGYFGGRFDVWMQRFVELVLAFPQLPLYLALTTLIPVTAPTNVFLAFVIIVMSALGWAQMSREVRGKTLALARIEYVRAAMAVGATDRRIILQHILPNVMSHVIVAVTLAIPTVVLLESFLGFLGFAVKPPLISWGLMLQDTANYSVIGTYPWILSPVGFVLATVFAFNALGDGLRDAVDPY; this comes from the coding sequence ATGCTGGCGCGCGATCCATCACCGCCACCCTTGCCGGCCGAAGGCCCCATCGTGTCCAAACCGGCGCGCGGCAACGAGAGCTACATCGCGCTTGTCTGGCGCCGGCTGAAACGCTCCTGGACCGGCATGGCCGGGCTCTGGCTCGTCGTGCTGCTGCTGGTGATGGCCGTGTTCGCCGAGTTCCTGGCGCCGATGGACCCGAAGGCGACCGATGTCGGCTTCGCGCCGCCGCAGCTGCCGTCCTTCCACGACAAGGACGGCAACTTCGTCGCGCGGCCGCGGGTCTATGCACTGTCTGATTCGGCGGACCTCGATCCGGTCACCTTCCAGCCCATCGTCGGCCCCGACTACGACCATCCAAGGTTGCTTGGCTTCTTTGTCGAAGGCGCGCCCTACAAGCTCTTCGGGCTGATCCCGGCCGACCGGCATTTCTTCGCCTCGACAGACGGCCAGCCGGTGCATTTCCTCGGCACTGACAAGTTCGGCCGCGATGTGCTGTCGCGCGCCATCCATGGCTCGCGCGTGTCGCTGATGATCGCGCTGACGGTGGTCTTCATCATCACCGTCATCGGCACCACCGTCGGCATGGTCTCCGGCTATTTCGGCGGCAGGTTCGACGTCTGGATGCAGCGCTTCGTCGAACTGGTGCTCGCCTTCCCGCAACTGCCGCTCTATCTGGCGCTGACGACGCTGATCCCGGTCACCGCGCCGACAAATGTCTTCCTCGCCTTCGTCATCATCGTCATGTCGGCCCTGGGTTGGGCGCAGATGTCGCGTGAGGTTCGCGGCAAGACGCTGGCGCTGGCGCGCATCGAATATGTGCGCGCCGCCATGGCGGTCGGTGCCACCGACCGGCGTATCATCCTGCAGCATATCTTGCCCAATGTGATGAGCCATGTGATCGTCGCCGTGACGCTGGCGATCCCGACGGTGGTGCTGCTTGAATCCTTCCTCGGGTTCCTTGGCTTTGCGGTCAAGCCGCCGCTGATCTCGTGGGGGCTGATGCTGCAAGACACCGCGAACTATTCCGTCATCGGCACCTATCCCTGGATTCTGTCGCCGGTTGGTTTCGTGCTCGCCACCGTCTTTGCCTTCAACGCGCTGGGCGACGGCCTGCGCGACGCCGTCGACCCCTATTGA